A stretch of the Papaver somniferum cultivar HN1 chromosome 6, ASM357369v1, whole genome shotgun sequence genome encodes the following:
- the LOC113288687 gene encoding transcription factor bHLH110-like yields the protein MEQYSGNLHHHHHHHHHHHQLQEQLNIVGSSSSSTSSLSTPPPPPPFYQLLGINNSSSTWNQNLILNNGGNYFNQNGNVNGITGSPRDEVISRQSKNNNDDDIHHFVPPSLNTSTIHHQNQDLSNFHGRGFIDVNDQSLHELHLAKIKKELLLSSSSSLDSHHASKLFSNEAIMNNTFSKNYFKNENQLQDFYEEDLSSTNTHLGDLYNNNPETFTGFGNSFNPLSRVHGNNFSQMMILPSTTISNADSNPQSFTSATTNTSPLGLSSFQALDLLSSSSTKNIGGGFDPDQTNSLFKDRSLSLNLYNNDMNPGVINNNWPSTNNPSKVNSLINGVTDAAKRPRPPGSSGNPKKTPQTTPVKKPRTESRSSIPPLKVRKEKLGDRIANLQQLVAPFGKTDTASVLMEAIGYIKFLQEQVETLSVPYMKSGRNNNAMRPKFQQGTSNARGGEVDTNEPKRDLRSRGLCLVPLSCTSYIITDDNSLSHVNWSTSGLPHFGGGSI from the exons ATGGAGCAGTACTCTGGAaatctccatcatcatcatcatcatcatcatcatcatcaccagctcCAAGAACAACTCAATATTGttggatcttcttcttcttcaacttcctctttatcaacaccaccaccaccaccacctttttATCAACTACTTGGAATCAACAATTCATCATCAACTTGGAaccaaaatctcatttt GAATAATGGTGGTAATTACTTCAATCAAAATGGTAATGTCAATGGTATCACAGGCTCACCAAGAGATGAAGTTATAAGTAGGCAAAGTAAGAACAATAATGATGATGACATTCATCATTTTGTTCCACCTTCTCTAAACACTTCAACcattcatcatcaaaatcaagactTGAGTAATTTTCATGGCCGAGGCTTCATCGACGTCAATGATCAGTCACTTCATGAGCTTCACCTTGCAAAAATCAAGAAAGAGCTactcttatcatcatcatcatcattagatTCTCATCACGCATCCAAATTATTCAGTAATGAAGCAATTATGAATAATACTTTCTCGAAAAACTACTTCAAAAATGAGAATCAACTACAAGATTTCTACGAAGAAGATCTAAGTAGCACTAATACGCATCTTGGAGATCTCTACAACAATAACCCAGAGACTTTtactggttttggaaattcttttaaTCCATTAAGTAGAGTGCACGGTAATAATTTCAGCCAGATGATGATATTGCCAAGTACCACCATTTCCAATGCCGACTCAAATCCGCAGTCATTTACGAGTGCTACTACAAATACTTCTCCATTAGGTCTGAGTAGTTTTCAAGCTTTGGATCTCTTGAGTTCATCATCGACAAAGAATATTGGTGGAGGATTTGATCCTGACCAGACTAATTCACTGTTTAAAGATAGAAGCTTATCACTTAATCTTTATAACAATGATATGAATCCCGGAGTAATCAATAACAACTGGCCAAGCACAAACAATCCTAGCAAA GTAAATTCTTTAATCAATGGAGTAACAGATGCAGCAAAGAGACCAAGACCACCAGGTAGTAGTGGCAATCCGAAGAAAACGCCTCAGACAACACCAGTTAAGAAGCCTCGTACGGAGTCTCGATCTTCTATTCCACCCCTTAAG GTAAGAAAGGAGAAATTGGGAGATAGAATTGCAAATCTTCAACAATTGGTGGCTCCTTTTGGCAAG ACTGACACAGCTTCTGTACTAATGGAAGCCATTGGGTACATCAAATTCCTACAAGAACAAGTCGAG acgTTAAGCGTGCCTTACATGAAGTCCGGTCGCAATAACAATGCTATGCGTCCAAAATTCCAACAG GGTACGAGTAATGCTAGAGGTGGTGAAGTTGACACGAATGAACCCAAACGAGATCTAAGGAGTCGGGGGCTTTGCTTAGTGCCGTTGTCATGCACGTCGTACATTATAACGGACGATAATAGCTTAAGTCATGTTAATTGGTCGACATCGGGACTACCTCACTTCGGCGGAGGCTCTATTTGA